One window of Streptomyces sp. SUK 48 genomic DNA carries:
- a CDS encoding aminopeptidase P family protein, whose product MTGSTTTPFSAADHQARMERAARAAADAGLAGLLVAPGPDMVWLTGYTPTAVTERLTLLVLAPGQDPVLVVPTLEAPDAEHSVAGEALTLRDWTDGKDPYAVTAELLDGRGRYGISDNTWGLHVLGLQRTLPDSSYAALTDALPMLRAVKDPAEVELLAAAGAAADAAFEEIRKVTFAGRRESDLGRDLAALLRRFGHSQVDFTIVGSGPNGANPHHEVGDRVIRRGDMVVLDFGGLKDGYGSDTTRTVHVGEPTEEERRVHDIVREAQEAGCQAVRPGVACQEVDRAARRVITDAGYGEYFIHRTGHGIGVTTHEPPYMIEGEELPLVPGMCFSVEPGIYLPGRFGVRIEDIVTVTEDGGRRLNNTGRELVTVD is encoded by the coding sequence ATGACCGGTAGTACGACCACGCCCTTCAGCGCAGCCGACCACCAGGCCCGCATGGAGCGTGCCGCGCGCGCCGCGGCCGACGCCGGTCTCGCCGGGCTGCTCGTGGCACCGGGCCCGGACATGGTCTGGCTGACCGGCTACACCCCCACCGCCGTCACCGAGCGGCTCACCCTGCTGGTCCTCGCCCCCGGCCAGGACCCCGTCCTGGTCGTCCCCACCCTGGAGGCCCCGGACGCCGAGCACTCCGTCGCCGGCGAGGCGCTCACCCTGCGCGACTGGACCGACGGCAAGGACCCGTACGCCGTCACCGCCGAGCTGCTCGACGGCCGCGGCCGCTACGGCATCAGCGACAACACCTGGGGCCTGCACGTCCTCGGCCTCCAGCGCACCCTGCCCGACAGCTCGTACGCCGCCCTCACCGACGCGCTGCCCATGCTGCGCGCGGTCAAGGACCCCGCCGAGGTGGAGCTGCTCGCGGCCGCCGGAGCCGCCGCCGACGCCGCGTTCGAGGAGATCCGCAAGGTGACCTTCGCCGGGCGCCGCGAGTCCGACCTCGGCCGCGACCTCGCCGCGCTGCTGCGCCGCTTCGGCCACTCCCAGGTCGACTTCACCATCGTCGGCTCCGGCCCCAACGGCGCCAACCCGCACCACGAGGTCGGCGACCGGGTCATCCGGCGCGGGGACATGGTCGTCCTCGACTTCGGCGGCCTGAAGGACGGTTACGGCTCCGACACCACGCGCACCGTGCACGTCGGCGAGCCCACCGAGGAGGAGCGCCGGGTCCACGACATCGTGCGGGAGGCCCAGGAGGCCGGCTGCCAGGCGGTGCGGCCGGGCGTGGCCTGCCAGGAGGTCGACCGGGCCGCCCGCCGGGTGATCACCGACGCCGGGTACGGCGAGTACTTCATCCACCGCACCGGGCACGGCATCGGCGTCACCACGCACGAGCCGCCGTACATGATCGAGGGCGAGGAGCTGCCGCTGGTGCCCGGGATGTGCTTCTCGGTCGAGCCCGGCATCTATCTGCCCGGCCGGTTCGGGGTGCGCATCGAGGACATCGTGACGGTGACCGAGGACGGCGGCCGCCGCCTCAACAACACCGGCCGCGAGCTGGTGACAGTGGACTGA